The proteins below come from a single Gemmatimonadaceae bacterium genomic window:
- a CDS encoding serine hydrolase, whose protein sequence is MHRPLRCLVLVSALATPNVIRAQHIIGPVDARARSVDSVFAAFDRTNSPGCALGVYQDGKLVYGRGYGMASLEHGVALSPRSVLDVGSISKQFTAMAILLLQKDGKLSIDDPIRKYIPEMPAYADRVTIRRALSQTSGLRDLYVMMGQTGRTFAGDTLDALRVITRSAETNYEPGARYLYTNSGWILAAQIVYRLTGKTLAQFADERIFKPLGMLDT, encoded by the coding sequence ATGCATCGTCCACTCCGCTGTCTCGTTCTCGTGTCCGCGTTGGCCACACCGAACGTCATTCGCGCCCAGCACATCATCGGACCGGTCGACGCACGCGCACGGTCGGTCGACAGCGTGTTTGCCGCCTTCGATCGCACCAACTCCCCGGGATGTGCACTCGGTGTCTATCAGGACGGGAAGCTGGTGTATGGTCGTGGCTACGGGATGGCCAGCCTCGAACACGGCGTGGCCCTGTCGCCTCGATCGGTGCTCGACGTCGGGTCGATCTCCAAGCAGTTCACGGCCATGGCCATCCTCCTGCTGCAGAAGGACGGGAAGCTGTCCATCGACGACCCGATCCGGAAATACATCCCCGAGATGCCGGCGTACGCGGACCGCGTCACGATCCGACGCGCATTGAGCCAAACGAGCGGATTGCGCGATCTCTACGTGATGATGGGGCAGACCGGACGAACGTTCGCCGGAGATACGCTCGACGCACTGCGCGTGATCACCCGCTCGGCGGAGACGAACTACGAACCGGGCGCGCGCTACCTGTACACCAACTCGGGGTGGATCCTCGCCGCGCAGATCGTCTATCGGCTCACCGGCAAGACGCTCGCCCAGTTCGCCGACGAGCGCATCTTCAAGCCGTTAGGCATGCTTGACACGTGA
- a CDS encoding ABC transporter permease: MFGRRSQDDFEDEIRSHLALEAERLRRRGMSPPDAERAARRAFGNIGVAEDRFYQAQRFSWLQDAGRDVRHAWRALRRHPVFLLTTVGTLALAMGAVTGMSSVVKAVLFEPLPFPAPDRLVSVSGVSPGSDLPERFDPGAEFYLQYKERSALIDGIFTGQRGSSTFRTGDRVERIEMAWPSNDMYSTLGVRPAIGRLPVPEDGDAAVLISDQLWSSWFGRDSSVIGKSFFVSDSMKQVIGIMPPDFRFPSDNTMLWISGEVRSEDIRLGRFDRPVFARLKAGVTPGQLANELTRIAREVPERFGGTPAFGRIVQNHRAFVEPVLDRMVGPAVRTSLWLLLGSVSVVLLIACANVANLFLVRAEGRARDMALRRAIGATRSRLVRLQLAESALVAMAGGVLAIVISRVSLPLFLHAAPEGIPRLAVTGIDAWAIITTLGVAMLVALTCGLVPALRASAPDLRRLRDGGRGATGGRRWGRDLLVIGQTALALVLLIGSALLMQSFDRLRRVDPGYQTANLYTFQFAPDQPALNDGPARRWGELHSNVMDRLRALPGVSAVGAVNNLPLDESTPSARVQIERDGAEVEGPLIKANFSGGDYFTAVGVELLQGRVFTRDELQVPHSNVVVSRSAALKLWPGRDAIGQRLRPEFDRRQSWFTVVGVVDDVKQEDWRGAGDVNVYFGLIGSSDSSWSMSSPAYVVKSSRAEALREEVRAIVHSVAPEAPVYREYTLDYLARRSMIELSFTMLTLGVVSALALLLGAIGLYGVLSYVVAERTREIGVRMALGATAKAVRRQVVSQGVRVVLVGVAIGLGAAASSTHLMQALLYGISAVDPLVFATMAAVMVLIGVAASYLPARRASGVDPMVSLRND; the protein is encoded by the coding sequence ATGTTCGGACGCCGATCCCAGGACGACTTCGAGGACGAGATTCGCTCGCACCTCGCGCTGGAGGCCGAACGATTGCGGCGCCGGGGCATGTCGCCGCCCGACGCTGAACGCGCCGCACGACGTGCGTTCGGCAACATCGGTGTTGCCGAAGATCGCTTCTACCAGGCGCAGCGGTTCTCGTGGCTGCAGGACGCGGGGCGTGATGTGCGGCACGCGTGGCGCGCGCTCCGGCGCCACCCCGTGTTCCTCCTGACGACGGTTGGCACGCTGGCCCTCGCCATGGGCGCCGTCACCGGGATGTCCAGTGTGGTGAAGGCCGTGTTGTTCGAACCGCTGCCGTTTCCGGCACCCGACCGCCTCGTCTCGGTGTCCGGTGTGTCGCCGGGCTCGGACTTGCCGGAGCGGTTCGACCCCGGTGCGGAGTTCTACCTGCAGTACAAGGAGCGATCGGCGCTGATCGACGGCATCTTCACGGGCCAGCGGGGTTCCTCCACGTTCAGGACCGGCGACCGCGTGGAGCGCATCGAGATGGCGTGGCCGTCCAACGACATGTACTCCACGCTCGGCGTGCGGCCCGCGATCGGCCGGCTCCCGGTTCCGGAAGACGGCGATGCGGCCGTATTGATCAGCGATCAGCTCTGGAGCAGCTGGTTCGGACGCGATTCGTCGGTCATCGGCAAGTCGTTCTTTGTCTCGGACAGCATGAAGCAGGTCATCGGGATCATGCCCCCGGACTTCCGGTTCCCGTCCGACAACACGATGCTGTGGATCTCGGGCGAAGTGCGTTCCGAGGACATCCGGCTCGGCCGGTTCGACCGGCCGGTGTTTGCGCGGCTCAAAGCCGGCGTCACACCCGGCCAGCTCGCCAATGAACTGACGCGCATCGCCCGCGAAGTCCCGGAGCGCTTTGGCGGCACCCCGGCGTTTGGCCGCATCGTACAGAACCATCGAGCCTTCGTGGAGCCGGTTCTCGACCGCATGGTCGGACCTGCCGTGCGCACCTCGCTCTGGCTGCTCCTGGGTTCCGTGTCTGTCGTGCTGCTGATCGCCTGTGCGAACGTGGCGAACCTCTTCCTCGTGCGTGCCGAGGGGCGCGCGCGCGACATGGCGCTGCGACGGGCGATTGGCGCCACGCGTTCGAGGCTCGTCAGACTTCAACTGGCCGAATCGGCGCTCGTGGCCATGGCTGGTGGAGTCCTGGCCATCGTCATCAGCCGCGTGTCGCTCCCGCTTTTCCTGCATGCGGCGCCCGAAGGCATCCCGCGGCTCGCTGTGACGGGCATCGATGCGTGGGCGATCATCACCACGCTCGGCGTGGCGATGCTCGTCGCGTTGACCTGTGGCCTCGTACCCGCGTTGCGCGCTTCCGCGCCGGACCTGCGACGATTGCGCGACGGTGGTCGCGGGGCGACCGGCGGTCGTCGCTGGGGCCGCGACCTGCTCGTCATCGGCCAGACCGCCCTCGCGCTCGTCCTGCTCATCGGCTCGGCGCTTCTGATGCAGAGCTTTGACCGGCTGCGACGTGTGGATCCGGGCTACCAGACGGCGAACCTGTACACCTTCCAGTTTGCGCCGGACCAGCCGGCGCTCAACGATGGACCTGCGCGCCGCTGGGGCGAACTGCACTCGAACGTGATGGACCGCCTGCGAGCCCTGCCGGGTGTGAGCGCCGTCGGCGCCGTGAACAACCTGCCACTCGACGAGTCGACGCCGAGCGCCCGTGTCCAGATCGAGCGAGACGGCGCCGAGGTGGAGGGCCCGCTGATCAAGGCCAACTTCAGCGGAGGCGACTACTTCACGGCCGTCGGCGTCGAGTTGCTGCAGGGTCGTGTGTTCACGCGCGATGAGCTCCAGGTTCCACACAGCAACGTCGTGGTCAGCCGGTCAGCGGCCCTGAAGCTCTGGCCTGGTCGCGACGCCATCGGTCAACGCCTGAGGCCGGAGTTTGACCGAAGGCAGTCATGGTTCACGGTCGTGGGGGTCGTCGACGATGTGAAGCAGGAAGACTGGCGCGGTGCCGGTGACGTGAACGTCTATTTCGGCCTGATCGGATCGTCCGATTCCAGTTGGTCCATGTCCTCGCCGGCGTACGTGGTGAAGTCGTCGCGCGCCGAGGCGCTTCGTGAGGAGGTGCGTGCCATCGTGCACTCCGTGGCGCCGGAGGCACCCGTCTACCGGGAATACACCCTGGACTATCTCGCTCGCCGTTCGATGATCGAGCTCTCCTTCACGATGCTCACGCTGGGCGTGGTGTCGGCGCTGGCTCTGCTGCTCGGCGCGATCGGACTTTACGGCGTGCTGTCATACGTGGTGGCCGAGCGCACGCGGGAAATCGGCGTTCGCATGGCGCTCGGCGCCACCGCGAAGGCCGTGCGACGTCAGGTCGTGTCGCAGGGCGTGCGGGTCGTACTCGTCGGCGTCGCCATCGGCCTCGGCGCGGCGGCGTCCTCAACACACCTGATGCAGGCCCTGCTCTACGGGATCAGCGCCGTCGATCCCCTGGTGTTCGCCACGATGGCGGCGGTGATGGTGCTCATCGGGGTCGCGGCGAGCTACCTGCCAGCGCGCCGGGCAAGCGGCGTGGACCCGATGGTTTCGCTACGCAACGACTGA
- a CDS encoding PadR family transcriptional regulator, giving the protein MPTRSDANERDSLLQGTLDLLILRILELGPHHGHGITIAILARSGETLIVDHGSLYPALQRLEQRGWIKGDWGTSENNRRARFYSLTASGRRRFALETSRWNRLVDSIARVMEPGPTPEKA; this is encoded by the coding sequence ATGCCGACACGCAGCGACGCCAACGAACGCGATTCCCTGCTCCAGGGAACGCTCGACCTCCTCATCCTCAGGATCCTCGAGCTGGGGCCGCACCACGGTCACGGCATCACCATCGCGATCCTCGCGCGATCGGGCGAGACGCTCATCGTCGATCATGGATCGCTGTACCCCGCGCTGCAGCGCCTCGAGCAGCGCGGATGGATCAAGGGCGACTGGGGCACGTCGGAGAACAATCGACGCGCGCGCTTCTATTCGCTCACGGCGAGCGGGCGCCGCCGGTTTGCGCTCGAGACCTCTCGCTGGAACCGTCTCGTCGACTCCATCGCCCGCGTCATGGAACCGGGCCCCACGCCGGAGAAGGCCTGA
- a CDS encoding sulfatase-like hydrolase/transferase, whose translation MSDPSITGPASGSAARSARGSAVSRLLAAALVAGPWTGWLHTIELAVERQGLGHFTWYSREFIWMSPIAYTLFFLAVSVPVLVVAMLAPRIARVEVAAGWVALLGVFGLLLPYPEVGRLAALILAFGVAVQVWRMVQRYAPWWRRVTPWVVLTNLALIGAIAVLQPLARRAGERRVTAALPAAPAGAPNVLLIILDTVRAASLSLYGFPYPTSPHLSALATGGVTFDQAYAPAPWTLPSHASYLTGRWPFELTADWTVPLDGKTPVITEAFRARGYHTAAIVANHDYTAFDSGLARGFTHFEDYLVSWPQLIHSTSYTQTAAVRRVMNADELSDLFKAVRTLDLSIDPKHHGDERRAGSVTGAFLDWQRAHGDRPFFAMLNYFDAHLGYYAPPGFPRIESPRAGRYHTAISWIDANLDRLFTELGARGVLDNTVVIVTSDHGELFNEHGLSGHANNLYRNVLHVPLVVRYPARVPAGVRVPWPISLRDLAATIADLAALPGSVVPGTSLRAAWEGDTTRLSPVLAHVSRAPNVDASFPTARGDLTTLIDDERHYIRNFGGGEELFAWRRDSLELSDLATTSPAERASYRARLERLTGRR comes from the coding sequence ATGTCGGACCCTTCCATCACAGGCCCTGCATCCGGTAGCGCGGCGCGATCCGCGCGCGGCAGCGCCGTATCCAGGCTCCTGGCCGCGGCGCTCGTCGCGGGGCCATGGACGGGCTGGTTGCACACGATCGAGCTTGCGGTGGAACGTCAGGGCCTGGGCCACTTCACGTGGTACAGCCGCGAGTTCATCTGGATGTCGCCGATCGCCTACACGCTGTTCTTCCTCGCGGTGTCGGTGCCCGTACTCGTGGTGGCGATGCTCGCACCGCGGATCGCGCGGGTCGAAGTCGCCGCCGGCTGGGTCGCGTTGCTTGGCGTGTTTGGGCTGCTGCTTCCGTACCCCGAGGTCGGGCGGCTGGCGGCCCTGATCCTTGCCTTCGGTGTCGCCGTTCAGGTGTGGCGCATGGTGCAGCGCTACGCGCCCTGGTGGCGGCGCGTGACTCCGTGGGTGGTGCTGACCAACCTGGCCCTGATCGGGGCGATCGCGGTGCTTCAGCCGCTGGCACGGCGAGCGGGGGAACGCCGCGTGACGGCAGCGCTCCCCGCCGCGCCGGCGGGAGCGCCGAACGTTCTGCTGATCATCCTCGACACCGTGCGCGCGGCGAGCCTTTCGCTCTACGGGTTTCCGTACCCCACCTCGCCTCACCTGTCCGCGCTGGCGACCGGCGGCGTCACCTTTGATCAGGCCTACGCGCCGGCACCGTGGACGCTGCCCTCGCACGCCAGCTACCTCACCGGTCGCTGGCCGTTCGAGCTGACGGCTGACTGGACCGTGCCACTCGACGGCAAGACACCAGTGATCACCGAGGCCTTTCGCGCCCGCGGGTATCACACGGCCGCCATCGTCGCGAATCACGACTACACGGCGTTCGACTCGGGACTGGCGCGAGGGTTCACGCACTTCGAGGACTACCTGGTGAGCTGGCCGCAGCTCATCCACAGCACGTCGTATACACAGACCGCGGCGGTGCGTCGCGTGATGAACGCCGACGAACTCTCGGATCTGTTCAAGGCTGTTCGCACGCTCGATCTCTCGATCGACCCCAAGCACCACGGAGACGAACGGCGCGCCGGAAGTGTGACCGGGGCCTTCCTCGACTGGCAGCGCGCGCATGGCGACCGCCCGTTCTTTGCGATGCTCAACTACTTCGATGCCCACCTCGGGTACTACGCGCCGCCCGGGTTCCCGCGCATCGAGTCGCCCAGGGCCGGGCGCTATCACACCGCGATCTCCTGGATCGACGCCAACCTCGATCGCCTCTTCACGGAGCTCGGTGCACGCGGCGTGCTCGACAACACCGTGGTGATCGTGACGTCGGACCACGGTGAGCTGTTCAACGAGCACGGCCTGTCGGGGCACGCGAACAATCTCTACCGCAACGTGCTGCACGTGCCGCTCGTCGTGCGATACCCGGCGCGCGTGCCGGCCGGCGTTCGCGTCCCATGGCCCATCTCGCTGCGGGACCTCGCCGCCACGATCGCCGACCTGGCCGCGCTGCCCGGTTCGGTCGTCCCCGGCACGTCGCTGCGCGCCGCCTGGGAGGGAGACACCACGCGCCTGAGCCCGGTGCTGGCGCACGTCAGCCGCGCGCCTAACGTGGACGCGAGCTTCCCCACCGCGCGGGGCGACCTCACCACCCTGATCGACGACGAACGACACTACATCCGCAACTTCGGCGGTGGTGAGGAGCTCTTCGCCTGGCGGCGAGACTCGCTCGAACTGTCGGACCTCGCGACGACCTCGCCCGCCGAGCGCGCGTCCTACCGTGCCCGGCTCGAACGACTGACCGGGCGCCGGTAG
- a CDS encoding ABC transporter permease yields the protein MTPSHLLRSLRRSRSVVFTAIATLAVGVGALTITLGIADAALWRQPPFRGAERVVVMLGTTQAPNEPLRTQRWSWPRIQRLRQDLRSVEHLASVTPVTGNLTGTDLTEPLTGEIVSPEFFPVLGAAAFMGRTFAADEDRASGAHPLVVVSHDLWQRRFGGDAAVVGKTLAVNRQALTIIGVMPPGFRGLSDVAEFWVPSTMAPLLSYPEYLTTDQNFITVLARLATDRSMAQVRAELSTVGPAVVRALPSADDEEGAFGATAVPLAEARIAPEVHRAAWLLLGSVVLLHLLACANAVTLLMGRAVTQRREAAVRATLGGTTAALYRRYVGDGATITSMGCLAGLLLAWWGRGLHVPLNRWGPRNFYGSVATFADPAFGWRTFVAWLAVSAATLALVSWAPALAVVRGDLARHLKEGARAAQAAGLSLRRVSAQGLIIALEAALAATLLVVGALMVESFDRMREAPIGVRAERVLTFTLRPSEASVPVNAGPAFVERMLAAIASVPGVRSASVDGGAPLSGSASSTLRIVGQPAPPPGREPPVLRHYVGPDHFTTLGIPLIRGRAFTDRDRAGQAHVAIISETAARTFWPGGDALGQRVWFGGGSTYDRPDSSAEIVGIVGDVAYQPLDRAANAASFYTPYRQFTYGWRTYFVRTAGDPLAMVGAIREAVYRVDPDVPLTEVRTMTDLLQGSWARSRFDAQFFALFAGFALVLAASGIYAVVAHAVGERRREMAIRLAVGSSPRGLLGLIVREGMSWPLAGLVMGVSAAVAGAGVLRGALYGVSPSDPRVLLVAVLSLGLVAAVACVIPARRAMRVDPQEALRE from the coding sequence GTGACACCCTCGCACCTGCTCCGGTCGCTGCGACGCTCGCGGAGCGTCGTGTTCACCGCCATCGCCACGCTCGCCGTTGGGGTCGGTGCGCTCACGATCACGCTGGGCATCGCCGACGCGGCGCTGTGGCGGCAGCCGCCGTTCCGCGGTGCCGAGCGTGTCGTCGTGATGCTTGGTACGACGCAAGCACCCAACGAGCCGCTGCGCACCCAGCGCTGGTCGTGGCCACGCATCCAGCGTCTGCGACAGGACCTCCGGAGCGTGGAACACCTCGCCAGCGTAACGCCCGTGACGGGCAATCTCACCGGTACGGACCTCACCGAACCGCTGACGGGCGAGATCGTATCCCCCGAGTTCTTCCCGGTCCTTGGCGCCGCGGCGTTCATGGGCCGCACCTTCGCCGCCGATGAAGACCGCGCGTCGGGAGCGCACCCGCTGGTGGTCGTCAGTCACGATCTCTGGCAGCGACGCTTTGGCGGGGACGCCGCCGTGGTTGGAAAGACCCTCGCGGTCAATCGACAAGCCCTCACGATCATCGGCGTGATGCCTCCCGGATTCCGCGGACTCTCCGATGTCGCGGAGTTCTGGGTGCCGTCGACGATGGCGCCGCTCCTCAGCTACCCCGAATACCTCACGACCGACCAGAACTTCATCACCGTTCTGGCGCGACTGGCCACCGATCGTTCGATGGCCCAGGTCCGCGCCGAGCTGTCGACCGTGGGGCCCGCGGTGGTGCGCGCTCTTCCCTCCGCCGACGACGAAGAAGGGGCCTTCGGGGCGACCGCCGTACCCCTCGCTGAGGCACGCATCGCCCCCGAGGTTCACCGGGCTGCGTGGCTGCTGCTGGGATCCGTGGTGTTGCTCCACCTGCTCGCCTGTGCCAACGCGGTCACGTTGCTGATGGGCCGTGCCGTGACGCAGCGCCGCGAAGCGGCCGTGAGGGCAACCCTCGGCGGAACGACCGCCGCACTCTACCGACGGTATGTCGGCGATGGGGCAACGATCACCTCGATGGGGTGCCTCGCCGGGTTGCTCCTCGCGTGGTGGGGTCGTGGGCTGCACGTCCCGCTCAACCGATGGGGGCCGCGCAACTTCTACGGGAGTGTCGCGACCTTCGCCGATCCGGCCTTCGGGTGGCGCACGTTCGTGGCCTGGCTGGCGGTGTCGGCGGCGACACTCGCTCTCGTGTCGTGGGCCCCAGCGCTCGCGGTGGTGCGCGGCGACCTGGCGCGCCACCTCAAGGAAGGGGCGCGCGCCGCGCAAGCGGCCGGACTCTCGCTCCGGCGCGTCAGCGCGCAGGGGCTCATCATCGCCCTGGAGGCGGCGCTGGCCGCGACGCTGCTCGTGGTCGGTGCGCTCATGGTCGAGAGCTTCGATCGCATGCGTGAGGCGCCGATCGGGGTACGGGCCGAGCGCGTGCTCACCTTCACACTGCGCCCGTCCGAGGCCAGCGTCCCAGTCAACGCCGGGCCGGCGTTCGTGGAGCGTATGCTCGCCGCGATCGCCAGCGTTCCCGGCGTACGTTCGGCGAGCGTGGACGGTGGGGCGCCGCTCAGCGGCAGCGCCAGCAGCACGCTTCGCATCGTTGGCCAGCCCGCGCCGCCGCCGGGACGCGAGCCGCCGGTACTGCGGCACTACGTCGGCCCCGATCACTTCACGACGCTGGGCATTCCGCTGATCCGCGGACGAGCGTTCACCGACCGCGACCGTGCAGGGCAGGCGCATGTCGCGATCATCAGCGAGACGGCCGCGCGCACCTTCTGGCCCGGCGGCGACGCCCTTGGTCAGCGCGTCTGGTTCGGCGGCGGGAGCACGTACGACCGCCCCGACTCCAGCGCGGAGATCGTGGGCATCGTGGGCGATGTCGCGTATCAACCGCTCGATCGCGCAGCGAACGCGGCGAGCTTCTACACGCCGTATCGGCAGTTCACCTACGGCTGGCGCACGTACTTCGTGCGCACCGCGGGCGACCCCTTGGCGATGGTCGGTGCGATCCGCGAGGCCGTGTATCGCGTCGATCCCGATGTACCGCTCACCGAGGTCCGGACGATGACGGATCTCCTGCAGGGGTCGTGGGCGCGCAGTCGGTTCGATGCGCAGTTCTTCGCGCTGTTTGCCGGCTTCGCGCTGGTGCTGGCGGCCAGCGGCATCTACGCCGTGGTGGCCCACGCGGTCGGGGAGCGCCGGCGGGAGATGGCCATTCGCCTCGCCGTGGGATCGTCGCCGAGGGGACTGCTCGGCCTGATCGTGCGCGAGGGGATGTCGTGGCCGCTGGCCGGCCTCGTGATGGGGGTCAGTGCAGCGGTGGCCGGTGCCGGCGTGCTGCGGGGAGCACTCTATGGCGTCTCACCGAGCGACCCCCGCGTCCTGCTGGTGGCGGTGCTTTCCCTGGGCCTCGTCGCCGCCGTTGCATGCGTGATTCCCGCACGCAGGGCGATGCGCGTGGATCCTCAGGAGGCGCTGCGCGAGTAG
- a CDS encoding glutamine--tRNA ligase/YqeY domain fusion protein — MVTADVASGKYGRPVKTRFPPEPNGFLHMGHAKSICLNFGIASEFGGSCNLRFDDTNPFTEDIRYVNSIREDLAWLGFTPANEFYASDYFEQLYEFAERLVNKGKAYVDSQNEEEIRQGRGTVTKAGSDSPYRARSIGENLDLLRRMRAGEFPDGAHVLRAKIDMAHPNMIMRDPLLLRIRHAAHYRRGDAWCIYPLYDFAHGLSDAIEGITHSLCTLEFKDNRDIYDWLVREVGFERPPEQTEFARLVLDYTVFSKRKLLRLVKDGHVSGWDDPRMPTIAGARRRGITPEGIRDFAETVGVARKDARTELATFEHAVRNDLNMRVPRVLCVVNPLKVVLTNYPEGQVEELDASYYPHDVPKTGSRPVPFGRELFIERDDFMEDPPRKFFRLAPGREVRLRYGYLITCQEVVKDAAGNVIELRCTYDPATRGGNAPDGRKVQGTIHWVSAAHALPCELRLYDRLFTIPDPDAVPEGQDFTAVLNPDSLVVVKGAKVERSVGADPVGTRYQFERTGYFISDPDSRPDGLVFNRTVTLKDSWEKVKAKG; from the coding sequence ATGGTGACGGCGGACGTGGCCAGTGGAAAGTACGGTCGGCCGGTGAAGACCCGCTTTCCCCCGGAGCCGAACGGCTTCCTGCACATGGGGCATGCCAAGTCGATCTGCCTCAACTTCGGCATCGCCAGCGAGTTCGGCGGGTCGTGCAACCTGCGGTTCGACGACACGAACCCGTTCACCGAAGACATCAGGTACGTCAACTCGATCCGCGAGGATCTCGCGTGGCTGGGGTTCACGCCGGCGAACGAGTTCTACGCCAGCGACTACTTCGAGCAGCTCTATGAGTTCGCCGAGCGCCTGGTGAACAAGGGCAAGGCGTACGTGGACTCGCAGAACGAGGAGGAGATTCGCCAGGGGCGCGGCACGGTGACGAAGGCCGGGAGCGACTCGCCGTATCGCGCGCGATCGATCGGGGAGAACCTCGACCTGCTGCGTCGCATGCGGGCCGGCGAGTTCCCGGACGGCGCGCACGTGTTGCGGGCGAAGATCGACATGGCGCACCCGAACATGATCATGCGGGATCCGCTGCTGCTGCGCATCCGCCATGCGGCGCATTATCGCCGCGGGGACGCGTGGTGCATCTATCCGTTGTACGACTTTGCGCATGGCCTGTCCGATGCGATCGAGGGCATTACGCACTCGTTATGCACCCTCGAGTTCAAGGACAACCGGGACATCTACGACTGGCTCGTCCGGGAGGTCGGCTTCGAGCGGCCGCCCGAGCAGACCGAGTTCGCGCGCCTGGTGCTGGATTACACCGTGTTCAGCAAGCGGAAGCTCCTGCGCCTGGTGAAGGACGGGCACGTCAGCGGCTGGGATGATCCCCGCATGCCGACCATCGCCGGCGCTCGGCGACGCGGGATCACGCCGGAAGGCATTCGCGACTTTGCCGAAACGGTGGGCGTGGCGCGCAAGGACGCGCGGACCGAGCTGGCGACCTTCGAGCACGCCGTGCGCAACGACCTCAACATGCGCGTGCCGCGGGTGCTGTGCGTGGTGAATCCGCTCAAGGTCGTGCTGACGAACTATCCCGAGGGTCAGGTCGAGGAGCTCGATGCGTCGTATTACCCGCACGACGTCCCGAAAACCGGGTCGCGACCCGTACCGTTCGGTCGCGAACTGTTCATCGAGCGCGACGATTTCATGGAGGATCCGCCTCGCAAGTTCTTTCGCCTCGCGCCCGGCCGTGAGGTGCGACTGCGCTACGGCTATCTGATCACGTGCCAGGAAGTCGTGAAGGACGCGGCCGGCAACGTGATCGAGTTGCGTTGCACGTACGATCCCGCCACGCGCGGCGGCAACGCGCCCGACGGCCGCAAGGTGCAGGGCACGATCCACTGGGTGTCGGCGGCGCACGCGCTGCCCTGCGAACTGCGGTTGTATGATCGGCTCTTCACGATCCCCGATCCCGACGCCGTGCCGGAGGGACAGGACTTTACGGCCGTGCTGAACCCGGACTCTCTCGTCGTCGTGAAGGGAGCGAAGGTGGAGCGCAGCGTCGGCGCCGATCCCGTGGGAACACGTTACCAGTTCGAGCGGACCGGCTATTTCATCAGCGACCCCGATTCCCGGCCCGATGGTCTGGTGTTCAACCGCACGGTCACGCTCAAGGACAGCTGGGAGAAGGTCAAGGCCAAGGGGTAA